Proteins co-encoded in one Kribbella solani genomic window:
- a CDS encoding Fpg/Nei family DNA glycosylase: MPEGDTVWRACKRLNQALAGQELARTDFRIPALATTDLSGRTMIEVVARGKHILMRISGGLTLHSHFRMDGSWHLYRPGERWHGGPDHQIRAVLETAPWTAIGYRLPVLELVATDDEDSVVGHLGPDLLSPAFDRSVAIANVGSVPERTISEALLDQRNLAGIGNFYRIEVCFLLGLHPWRPVADVDVAAAVDLSRKLLKLNVRNGTQVSTGVDRPGQRSWVFERGGKPCRRCGTTIRTGELGEPTRQRITYWCPACQPQTRRPQTRQPQTRRPEAGQPEA; encoded by the coding sequence ATGCCTGAGGGAGACACCGTCTGGCGGGCCTGCAAGCGCCTGAACCAGGCGCTCGCGGGACAGGAGCTCGCGCGGACGGACTTCCGGATCCCCGCGCTCGCGACCACCGATCTGAGCGGCCGGACCATGATCGAAGTCGTTGCTCGTGGCAAGCATATTCTGATGCGGATCTCCGGCGGGCTGACGCTGCACAGCCATTTCCGGATGGACGGCAGCTGGCATCTGTACCGGCCCGGTGAACGGTGGCACGGTGGGCCGGATCATCAGATCCGAGCGGTGCTCGAGACGGCGCCTTGGACAGCAATCGGGTACCGGTTGCCGGTGCTCGAGCTGGTCGCGACCGACGACGAGGACAGCGTGGTCGGGCACCTCGGACCCGACCTGCTCTCGCCGGCCTTCGACCGGTCGGTCGCGATCGCCAACGTCGGGTCCGTACCGGAGCGAACGATCAGCGAAGCGTTGCTCGACCAGCGGAACTTGGCCGGAATCGGCAACTTCTACCGGATCGAGGTCTGCTTCCTGCTCGGTCTGCACCCATGGCGCCCGGTCGCGGACGTCGACGTGGCGGCCGCGGTCGATCTCAGCCGCAAGCTGCTGAAGCTCAATGTCCGCAACGGCACCCAGGTGAGCACCGGAGTCGATCGTCCCGGGCAGCGCTCCTGGGTGTTCGAACGCGGCGGCAAACCATGCCGCCGCTGCGGTACGACGATCCGCACCGGCGAGCTCGGCGAACCGACCCGGCAGCGGATCACCTACTGGTGCCCGGCCTGCCAACCCCAGACCCGCCGACCACAGACCCGCCAACCCCAGACCCGCCGACCCGAGGCCGGCCAACCCGAGGCCTGA
- a CDS encoding helix-turn-helix domain-containing protein: MVLVRGLLGDVLRRKRLRQGRTLREVSADARVSLGYLSEVERGQKEASSELLAAICTALDVPLSAVFAEVSQDLAREEALVLAHPAIEPEVVASAA, from the coding sequence ATGGTGCTGGTTCGTGGCCTGCTGGGCGACGTGCTGCGGCGTAAGCGGCTGCGCCAGGGGCGCACGCTGCGCGAGGTATCCGCCGACGCCCGGGTCAGCCTCGGCTACCTGTCCGAGGTGGAGCGCGGCCAGAAGGAAGCCTCCAGCGAGCTGCTGGCGGCGATCTGCACGGCGCTCGACGTGCCGCTGTCGGCCGTTTTCGCCGAGGTCAGCCAGGATCTGGCCCGCGAAGAGGCGCTGGTCCTCGCGCACCCGGCCATCGAGCCCGAGGTCGTGGCCTCCGCGGCCTGA
- a CDS encoding CinA family protein: MVEAAVSGDGVQSAVERLVTLLGERGVTVATAESLTGGMVGAVLTGVPGVSAVYRGGVVVYATDLKAELAGVPEDLLAAVGPVHPDTAAALATGVRMRLGADYGLATTGVAGPDPQAGVSAGTVYVAAAGARSVQVRKLQLNGDRETIRRASVQAVLELGAALVAEELD; this comes from the coding sequence ATGGTGGAGGCGGCAGTGAGTGGTGACGGGGTTCAGTCGGCTGTAGAGCGGTTGGTGACGTTGTTGGGGGAGCGGGGCGTGACGGTTGCCACTGCTGAGTCGTTGACTGGAGGGATGGTTGGGGCGGTTCTGACGGGTGTGCCGGGGGTGTCGGCTGTGTATCGGGGCGGCGTCGTGGTGTACGCGACTGATCTCAAGGCCGAGCTCGCGGGCGTGCCGGAGGACCTGCTCGCCGCTGTGGGGCCGGTTCACCCGGATACGGCCGCCGCATTGGCGACGGGTGTCCGGATGCGTCTGGGGGCCGACTACGGGCTCGCGACGACCGGTGTGGCCGGTCCGGACCCGCAGGCGGGTGTCTCGGCCGGGACCGTGTACGTCGCGGCGGCGGGCGCCCGCAGCGTTCAGGTACGGAAACTGCAACTGAACGGTGACCGGGAGACCATCCGCCGGGCGAGCGTGCAGGCCGTCCTGGAACTCGGAGCCGCCCTGGTGGCGGAAGAACTCGACTGA
- a CDS encoding LppM family (lipo)protein, with the protein MMNRVRAAVVVVACLVGLTGCVKLDGDLKVGSNETVSGTMKIGVDKQLLQSSGQSLDKVRQQIESGIKQTTTDGVTCKSFEDGQYVGSNCTFESVPFDKMGSSSGDGVGFRKDGDKVKVTVKAGNLNVPSGGSRPQVNFKITMPGKILEHDDGAKVSGRTATYDSLDKVGNISLTSEAGGGFPAWAIILIVVLVLLIIAAVVFFVLRGRKAKGAQGYGQQFPGQYPGQPGQSGQYGGPGQYQGQQGYGPPGQQYGQPGQYPGQSGQYGGQPGQYPGQQGQPPYSGQPGQSGQGQYPGQPQPGQGQWGPQQGQQPPQQGQQPPQQGPGGWGQQPGQGQQPPQQGQPYGQQPPRQQGGWGQQQGGPPAPQQGQQGGWGPPPKDDDGQA; encoded by the coding sequence ATGATGAACCGCGTACGTGCAGCGGTCGTCGTCGTTGCCTGCCTGGTCGGCCTGACCGGCTGCGTCAAGCTCGACGGCGACCTCAAGGTCGGATCGAACGAAACCGTCTCCGGCACCATGAAGATCGGCGTCGACAAGCAACTGCTGCAGTCCAGCGGTCAGTCGCTCGACAAGGTCCGCCAGCAGATCGAGAGCGGGATCAAGCAGACGACCACCGACGGGGTGACCTGCAAATCCTTCGAGGACGGGCAGTACGTCGGGTCGAACTGCACCTTCGAGAGCGTCCCGTTCGACAAGATGGGCAGCTCGAGCGGCGACGGCGTCGGGTTCCGCAAGGACGGCGACAAGGTCAAGGTGACGGTCAAGGCCGGCAACCTGAACGTTCCGTCCGGCGGCAGCCGGCCGCAGGTGAACTTCAAGATCACCATGCCCGGCAAGATCCTGGAGCACGACGACGGCGCGAAGGTCAGCGGGCGGACGGCGACGTACGACAGTCTGGACAAGGTCGGCAACATCTCGCTGACCTCCGAGGCCGGCGGCGGGTTCCCGGCGTGGGCGATCATTCTCATCGTCGTGCTCGTCCTGCTGATCATCGCCGCGGTCGTGTTCTTCGTCCTGCGCGGTCGCAAGGCTAAGGGGGCGCAGGGATACGGACAGCAGTTCCCGGGGCAGTACCCAGGTCAGCCGGGTCAGTCTGGGCAGTACGGCGGGCCGGGGCAGTACCAGGGGCAGCAGGGGTACGGGCCGCCCGGACAGCAGTACGGTCAGCCTGGTCAGTACCCGGGGCAGTCTGGTCAGTACGGTGGCCAGCCGGGGCAGTACCCGGGTCAGCAGGGCCAGCCGCCGTACTCGGGTCAGCCAGGGCAGTCTGGCCAGGGCCAGTACCCTGGGCAGCCTCAGCCGGGACAAGGCCAGTGGGGACCACAGCAGGGCCAGCAGCCGCCTCAGCAAGGTCAGCAGCCGCCTCAGCAGGGTCCTGGTGGTTGGGGTCAGCAGCCTGGGCAAGGGCAGCAGCCTCCGCAACAGGGGCAGCCGTACGGTCAGCAACCGCCGCGGCAGCAGGGTGGTTGGGGCCAGCAGCAAGGTGGTCCGCCGGCACCCCAGCAGGGTCAGCAGGGTGGTTGGGGACCGCCACCGAAGGACGATGACGGGCAGGCATGA
- a CDS encoding ATP-dependent helicase gives MVGVKKASALSRFSPATRAWFGDVFEAATPAQLEAWDAITAGRDALVVAPTGSGKTLAAFLWALDRLATTAPPDDAKLRCRVLYVSPLKALAVDVERNLRAPLIGIRETARRLGAAPIDVEVAVRSGDTPAAERRRFATRPSDVLITTPESLFLLLTSQGRESLRGVETVIVDEVHAVAGTKRGAHLALTLERLDGLLPKPAQRIGLSATVRPVEEVARFLGGERPVTVVQPKFTKQWDLSVVVPVEDMAELAATEIETSGSAAGPAQHASIWPHVEEQVFDLIAQHNSTIVFSNSRRLAERLTARLNEIAAERAELELPELGSPAQVMAQSGGSLAAPPLVARAHHGSVSKEQRALIEADLKSGRLPCVVATSSLELGIDMGAVDLVIQVEAPPSVASGLQRVGRAGHQVGAVSRGVLFPKFRGDLIDTAVVVQRMRDGLIESLHIPANPLDVLAQQIVSIVALDSIDVDELFTLVRRCAPFATLPRSAFDGVLDMLSGRYPSDEFAELRPRIVFDRVSGEISGRPGAQRLAVTSGGTIPDRGLFGVFLVGESTNHRVGELDEEMVYESRVGDVFTLGASSWRIEDITHDRVLVSPAPGQPGRLPFWKGDAVGRPAELGAATGAFIRKMASLPATKAIDRARTAGLDEYAAANLVAYLAEQRDATSRIPDDVTIVVERFRDELGDWRVCVHTPYGGQVHGPWALAIAARLRDRYGMDAQSVSGDDGIVLRLPETDEPPPGAELVLFDPADIEDLVTTEVGGSALFAARFRECAARALLLPRRNPGRRSPLWQQRQRASQLLSVASKYGSFPIVLETLREVLQDVYDLPALKDLLTGISERRISVVEVETPEASPFAKSLLFGYIGAFMYEGDSPLAEKRAAALALDQSLLAELLGRTELRELLDAEVVLRTEAELQRLAEDRRARDAEGLFDVLRLVGPLSLPEATQRSVDGSDPESWLTSLAAARRVVRVRIAGEHRWAVVEDVARLRDALGVPLPPGVAEAHAEPVADPLGDLVSRYARTHGPFRAIDLATHLGIGVAVVTDALRRLAAAGRVVEGEFLPGGIALEWCDSEILRLLRRRSLAALRKEVEPVDPSALARFLPAWQGITSSRGRGYDVLLGAVEQLAGCAVPASALESIVLPSRVPGYQPSMLDELTATGEVVWAGSGSLPGTDGWVSLHLADNCDLTLPDPDPALELGETHQAVLDALSGGGAFFFRQLSDAVGAASGTVEDEALVGVLWDLVWAGYLTNDTLAPVRSLVGGGRGSHRARRTTPRARPGRPMRPGRPAMPSRSGPPTAGGRWSLLPERSSDATRRAHAAAETLLDRYGIVTRGSVMTERTPGGFAAVYKVLSAFEESGRCRRGYFVAGLGAAQFALPGAVDRLRALAELPTSRPSEPEGPFGPPGRFGAGGAPAGRAPAGAAPAGGAPAGGAPAGGRGRKDEQLTARAVVLAASDPANPYGAALPWPERESAGGHRPGRKAGALVVMVDGQLIVYVERGGRTVLSFTEDAEVLQPAVDALALSIRDGQLGKLSVETADGEQVRHTAFGDALAKAGFHATPRGLRLRA, from the coding sequence ATGGTCGGCGTGAAGAAAGCCAGCGCGTTGAGCCGGTTCTCGCCCGCGACCCGGGCGTGGTTCGGCGACGTCTTCGAGGCGGCCACCCCGGCCCAGCTCGAGGCGTGGGACGCCATCACCGCGGGCCGGGACGCGCTGGTGGTCGCGCCGACGGGTTCGGGTAAGACGCTGGCGGCCTTCCTCTGGGCGCTCGACCGGCTGGCGACCACGGCACCGCCGGATGACGCGAAGCTGCGCTGCCGGGTGCTGTACGTCTCGCCGCTGAAGGCGCTGGCGGTCGACGTCGAGCGCAACCTCCGCGCGCCGCTGATCGGTATCCGCGAAACCGCGCGGCGCCTGGGTGCGGCGCCGATCGACGTCGAGGTGGCGGTGCGATCCGGCGATACGCCGGCCGCCGAGCGGCGACGGTTCGCGACGCGGCCTTCGGACGTACTGATCACGACGCCCGAGTCGTTGTTCCTATTGCTGACGTCGCAGGGCCGCGAGTCGTTGCGTGGCGTCGAAACGGTCATCGTCGACGAGGTGCACGCGGTCGCGGGGACCAAGCGCGGAGCGCATCTGGCGCTGACCCTCGAGCGGCTGGACGGGTTGCTGCCGAAGCCGGCCCAGCGCATCGGGCTCTCGGCGACGGTACGGCCGGTGGAGGAGGTCGCGCGTTTCCTGGGCGGCGAGCGGCCGGTGACCGTGGTGCAACCCAAGTTCACCAAGCAGTGGGATCTGAGCGTCGTCGTGCCGGTCGAGGACATGGCCGAGCTGGCGGCGACCGAGATCGAAACCTCCGGTTCCGCGGCCGGCCCGGCGCAGCACGCGTCGATCTGGCCGCATGTCGAGGAGCAGGTCTTCGACCTCATCGCCCAGCACAACTCGACCATCGTCTTCTCCAATTCGCGGCGGCTGGCCGAGCGATTGACCGCGCGGCTGAACGAGATCGCCGCCGAGCGCGCCGAGCTGGAGCTGCCCGAGCTGGGTTCGCCGGCACAAGTGATGGCCCAGTCGGGCGGTTCGCTCGCGGCACCGCCGCTGGTCGCGCGGGCGCACCACGGCTCGGTCAGCAAGGAGCAACGGGCGCTGATCGAAGCGGATCTGAAGTCCGGCCGGCTGCCGTGCGTGGTCGCGACGAGCAGCCTCGAGCTCGGCATCGACATGGGCGCCGTCGATCTGGTCATCCAGGTCGAAGCGCCGCCGTCGGTCGCGAGCGGGCTGCAGCGGGTCGGTCGGGCGGGCCACCAGGTGGGCGCTGTGTCCCGCGGCGTGCTGTTCCCGAAGTTCCGCGGCGATCTGATCGACACGGCCGTGGTGGTGCAGCGGATGCGTGATGGACTGATCGAGAGCCTGCACATCCCGGCCAATCCGCTCGACGTGCTCGCGCAGCAGATCGTGTCGATCGTCGCGCTCGACTCGATCGATGTCGACGAGCTCTTCACTTTGGTACGCCGGTGCGCGCCGTTCGCGACACTGCCACGCTCGGCGTTCGACGGCGTACTCGACATGCTCTCCGGCCGTTATCCGTCGGACGAGTTCGCCGAGCTGCGGCCGCGGATCGTGTTCGATCGGGTCAGCGGTGAGATCTCCGGTCGCCCGGGCGCGCAACGGCTGGCCGTGACGAGTGGTGGAACCATTCCGGACCGTGGGCTGTTCGGGGTGTTCCTGGTCGGCGAGTCGACCAACCATCGCGTCGGCGAGCTCGACGAGGAAATGGTGTACGAGTCGCGCGTCGGCGATGTCTTCACGCTGGGAGCATCGAGCTGGCGGATCGAGGACATCACCCACGACCGCGTGCTGGTCTCCCCCGCGCCGGGCCAACCGGGCCGGCTGCCGTTCTGGAAAGGCGACGCGGTCGGTCGCCCAGCGGAGCTCGGTGCCGCGACCGGTGCCTTCATCCGGAAAATGGCCTCGCTGCCCGCGACGAAGGCGATCGACCGCGCACGGACCGCCGGGCTCGACGAGTACGCCGCCGCGAACCTGGTCGCGTACCTGGCCGAGCAGCGCGACGCGACGAGCCGGATTCCTGACGATGTGACGATCGTGGTCGAGCGGTTCCGCGACGAGCTCGGCGACTGGCGAGTCTGCGTGCACACGCCGTACGGCGGCCAGGTGCACGGGCCGTGGGCGCTCGCGATCGCCGCCCGGCTGCGCGATCGGTACGGGATGGATGCCCAATCGGTGTCGGGTGACGACGGGATCGTGCTGCGGCTGCCGGAGACGGACGAGCCGCCGCCGGGCGCGGAGCTGGTGCTGTTCGACCCTGCTGACATCGAGGATCTGGTCACGACCGAGGTCGGTGGCTCGGCGCTGTTCGCGGCACGGTTCCGGGAGTGCGCGGCGCGGGCGCTGTTGCTACCGCGGCGCAATCCCGGTCGGCGATCGCCGCTGTGGCAACAGCGGCAGCGGGCGTCGCAGCTGCTGAGCGTGGCGAGCAAGTACGGCTCGTTCCCGATCGTGCTCGAGACGCTGCGCGAGGTTCTGCAGGATGTGTACGACCTGCCCGCTTTGAAGGATCTGCTCACCGGCATCAGCGAGCGCCGGATCTCGGTGGTCGAAGTGGAGACGCCGGAGGCCTCGCCGTTCGCGAAGTCGCTGCTCTTCGGCTACATCGGCGCGTTCATGTATGAGGGCGACAGCCCGCTTGCGGAGAAACGTGCCGCCGCGTTGGCGCTCGACCAAAGTCTGCTGGCCGAGCTGCTCGGGCGGACCGAGCTGCGCGAGCTGCTCGACGCCGAGGTCGTGCTGCGCACCGAGGCCGAGCTCCAGCGGCTCGCCGAGGACCGCCGGGCGCGGGACGCGGAAGGCCTCTTCGACGTGCTGCGCCTCGTCGGCCCGTTGTCGTTACCGGAGGCGACACAAAGATCCGTCGACGGATCTGATCCGGAGTCCTGGCTGACTTCGCTGGCAGCGGCACGCCGAGTCGTGCGGGTACGAATAGCCGGCGAGCACCGGTGGGCCGTCGTCGAGGACGTGGCCCGCTTACGCGACGCCCTCGGCGTACCGCTGCCGCCTGGCGTCGCGGAGGCGCATGCCGAGCCGGTCGCCGATCCGCTCGGCGATCTCGTCTCCCGGTACGCGCGAACGCATGGACCGTTCCGTGCGATCGATCTGGCCACCCATCTCGGGATCGGTGTCGCGGTCGTCACGGACGCGCTACGCCGCCTCGCCGCGGCCGGCCGGGTCGTCGAAGGTGAGTTCCTGCCCGGCGGAATCGCGCTCGAATGGTGCGACAGTGAGATCCTCCGGCTGCTCCGGCGGCGATCCCTGGCAGCGCTGCGCAAGGAGGTCGAGCCAGTCGATCCGTCCGCGCTGGCGCGCTTCCTTCCGGCGTGGCAAGGGATCACGAGCAGCCGCGGCCGTGGGTACGACGTACTGCTCGGCGCGGTCGAGCAGCTCGCGGGCTGCGCGGTGCCGGCGTCCGCGTTGGAGTCGATCGTGCTGCCGTCCCGGGTGCCTGGATATCAGCCGTCGATGCTGGACGAACTGACGGCGACCGGTGAGGTGGTGTGGGCCGGGTCAGGTTCGTTGCCGGGGACCGACGGGTGGGTCTCGCTACATCTGGCCGACAACTGCGATCTGACCTTGCCGGACCCGGATCCGGCGCTCGAGCTGGGTGAGACGCATCAGGCGGTCCTGGACGCATTGTCGGGTGGCGGGGCGTTCTTCTTCCGGCAGCTGAGCGATGCCGTCGGGGCCGCGTCCGGCACGGTCGAAGACGAGGCTCTGGTCGGCGTTCTCTGGGATCTGGTCTGGGCCGGGTACCTGACGAATGACACGCTGGCACCGGTTCGATCGCTGGTCGGCGGCGGTCGAGGCAGCCACCGCGCCCGTCGTACGACGCCACGCGCTCGGCCTGGACGCCCAATGCGACCCGGGCGGCCGGCGATGCCATCGCGGAGCGGTCCCCCGACCGCGGGCGGGCGATGGTCGCTGCTGCCGGAACGCAGTTCGGACGCGACCCGGCGTGCGCATGCGGCCGCCGAAACGCTGCTCGACCGGTATGGCATTGTCACCCGCGGGTCGGTGATGACGGAGCGTACGCCCGGTGGGTTCGCGGCCGTGTACAAGGTGCTCAGTGCTTTCGAGGAATCCGGTCGGTGCCGGCGCGGGTACTTCGTGGCTGGATTGGGTGCCGCGCAGTTCGCGCTACCCGGCGCGGTCGATCGGCTCCGGGCGCTGGCTGAGCTACCGACTTCTCGACCATCCGAACCCGAGGGGCCGTTCGGTCCGCCTGGGCGATTCGGCGCGGGCGGTGCGCCAGCGGGCCGTGCGCCAGCAGGTGCTGCGCCAGCAGGTGGTGCGCCAGCAGGTGGTGCGCCGGCGGGTGGTCGCGGGCGGAAGGACGAGCAGTTGACCGCGCGGGCCGTCGTGCTGGCCGCATCCGATCCCGCGAACCCGTACGGCGCTGCCCTTCCGTGGCCTGAACGCGAAAGCGCGGGCGGCCATCGCCCCGGCCGGAAAGCGGGCGCGCTGGTCGTGATGGTCGACGGGCAACTCATCGTGTACGTCGAGCGTGGCGGCCGTACCGTGCTCAGTTTCACCGAGGATGCCGAGGTGCTTCAGCCGGCCGTCGACGCCCTGGCGCTGTCGATCCGGGACGGTCAGCTCGGGAAGCTCAGCGTGGAGACCGCGGACGGTGAGCAGGTCCGGCACACGGCGTTCGGGGACGCGCTGGCGAAGGCGGGCTTCCATGCGACGCCCAGAGGCCTGCGGCTGCGCGCGTGA
- a CDS encoding bleomycin resistance protein, whose amino-acid sequence MPTLETYKKQAKQLLRWQRDRNHSVGGRIRQLPRYRDVTDHESLALNFKLTEAQEIIALEAGYDSWATLRAAVEDASPQPPEGSRPVVLNAARPVLFVRDVQAAAEFYCDRLGFGVDFLHGHPPFYGSVSRDDATLHLRFVHEPVLAAGAAREEGLIMAFIEARNVKELYAEYLASGVDLAQKLTKQAWGGTDFIVRDPDGNTVAFVG is encoded by the coding sequence ATGCCTACGCTCGAAACGTACAAGAAGCAAGCCAAGCAACTCCTGCGCTGGCAGCGCGACCGCAACCACTCTGTCGGTGGCCGCATCCGCCAGCTGCCGCGCTACCGCGATGTGACCGATCACGAATCACTTGCGCTGAACTTCAAGCTCACCGAGGCACAGGAGATCATCGCGCTCGAGGCGGGCTACGACAGTTGGGCCACGCTGCGGGCGGCCGTCGAGGATGCCTCGCCACAACCACCCGAAGGTTCGCGGCCCGTCGTACTCAACGCCGCGCGGCCGGTCCTGTTCGTTCGCGATGTCCAGGCGGCCGCCGAGTTCTATTGCGATCGCCTCGGGTTCGGGGTCGACTTTCTGCACGGGCACCCGCCGTTCTACGGCTCGGTGTCGCGCGACGACGCCACCTTGCACTTGCGGTTCGTACATGAGCCGGTGCTGGCTGCCGGCGCCGCGCGCGAGGAAGGGCTGATCATGGCCTTCATCGAAGCTCGGAACGTCAAGGAGTTGTACGCGGAGTACCTCGCGTCGGGAGTGGACCTGGCGCAGAAACTCACCAAGCAAGCCTGGGGCGGCACGGACTTCATCGTGCGCGACCCGGACGGCAACACGGTCGCCTTCGTCGGCTGA
- a CDS encoding DUF3046 domain-containing protein translates to MRLTEFWARMDEHLGPAYARTWAETQVVKGLDGRTVVEALADGEHAKMVWRAVWAHLNLPASER, encoded by the coding sequence ATGAGACTGACGGAGTTCTGGGCCCGGATGGATGAGCATCTCGGGCCCGCGTATGCACGGACCTGGGCGGAGACCCAGGTGGTCAAGGGACTCGACGGCCGTACGGTCGTCGAGGCTCTGGCCGATGGTGAGCACGCCAAGATGGTTTGGCGTGCCGTCTGGGCGCACCTCAACCTCCCGGCCAGCGAACGCTGA